In Melioribacteraceae bacterium 4301-Me, a genomic segment contains:
- a CDS encoding rhodanese-like domain-containing protein yields the protein MDLEKYLSKFDYEARKKMKIQIPELLELLKNDEVQFIDVRFKEEFELWHFSFSINIPLNEMPDRLDEINKNKLVVTACPYYDRAIMGRIFLMQNGFNARYLVEGLLGLADYLRGDNAKHFYTSLNK from the coding sequence ATGGATTTAGAAAAGTATTTATCAAAATTTGATTACGAAGCCCGAAAGAAAATGAAAATCCAAATTCCTGAATTATTGGAATTATTAAAGAATGACGAAGTTCAATTTATTGATGTTCGTTTCAAAGAAGAATTTGAGCTTTGGCATTTTTCATTTTCTATAAATATCCCACTTAATGAAATGCCGGATAGATTAGACGAAATAAATAAAAATAAATTAGTTGTAACTGCTTGTCCGTATTACGATAGAGCAATTATGGGTAGAATATTCCTGATGCAAAATGGATTTAATGCAAGATATTTAGTTGAAGGTCTTTTAGGATTAGCGGATTATTTACGAGGCGATAATGCAAAACATTTTTATACATCATTAAATAAATAA